GGGCATTGGTTACTGCTTCATCAAGCTTAGATGGTGGATCCACATTCCATTTTGGGCCAACAGCATGAATAACATACTTTGCCTTAAGGGAACCTGCACATGTAACTGCAACACCACCCACAGGTATAGGACCATGCTCCCTCACATACCTACGACTCTCCTCCTGAATTATATCTCCACCTCTACGAACAATAGCCCTCGCAACACCCCCACCATGCTCAAGATATGGATTTGCAGCATTAACTATAGCATCAGCCTCAATGAGAGTTATATCACCCTCCACAAGCTCCAAATCAACAGAACCAAACTTAAACGTTAAAACCATACATACACACCCACAAAACAT
This DNA window, taken from Candidatus Culexarchaeum yellowstonense, encodes the following:
- a CDS encoding ADP-ribose-binding protein, whose translation is MVLTFKFGSVDLELVEGDITLIEADAIVNAANPYLEHGGGVARAIVRRGGDIIQEESRRYVREHGPIPVGGVAVTCAGSLKAKYVIHAVGPKWNVDPPSKLDEAVTNALRKADELNLKSIAFPAISTGIYGYPYDLAAKVMAEVFRREIPHLKSLRKIIVCLYGSEAYNIFKEAFNKAFNV